The genomic segment ACAGAGAAGGAGAACGTGGGGGCTTCTCCATTAAAGTCCAACGCCGCCCGGAAGCTGGTGGTCTCGCCCATACAAACTGCGCCAGCGCCAAAAGCTGCATACGGAAACTCTCCCCTTACCGCTTCACCGCGGGCTGCGTCCCCATTCAAGTCTTCCGTTTCTACGCGCTCCTTCTACAAGCGCGACAAGATGTACGTCACCCCTCTGGACAGGAAGCTGATCAATGAGAGTAAATCCTCCTTATCAAGCGGCAACGAAAGCTCCGTATCGTCACCTACCAGCCCAGTGGCCACAATTGCCCCCAGGGCTAAACGGAACAAGAAGCAGCCTGGCAAGCGCAAGTCGGGCCCTAAAGGCAAGAAGACCCCACCGGGCAGTGGGAAGAAGGCAATTAATGTGCCAGCCCGTAAGCCCACCCCATCTCCCCGCAGTGACAAGGGGGCAGGGGTAAATACCCTTCCTTCTAAGTCCACCCCATCTCCCTGCAGTGACAAGGGGGCAGGGGTAAATACTCTTCCTTCTAAGCCCACCCCATCTCCCCGCAGTGACAAGGGGGCAGGGGTAAATACCCTTCCTTCTAAGTCCACCCCATCTCCCTGCAGTGACAAGGGGGCAGGGGTAAATACTCTTCCTTCTAAGCCCACCCCATCTCCCCGCAGTGACAAGGGGGCAGGGGTAAATACCCTTCCTTCTAAGCCCACCCCATCTCCCCGCAGTGACAAGGGGGCAGGGGTAAATACCCTTCCTTCTAAGCCCACCCCATCTCCCCGCAGTGACAAGGGGGCAGGGGTAAATACCCTTCCTTCTAAGCCCACCCCAGAAGTAGAGGAAAGCGCCGGTGTCCCCAGCATGAAGACCACCTTTCTGGGGCTCAAGATGAAGCCGAGACCAAAACTCACGGTCGGAGCAGCATTTTTTGCAACGGGCAAGAGACCCCACTCTGCTCCCAAGAGACCGTCCCCCAATATCAAGTTTCCCCCATTGGCAAAGCCGCCGAAGCAGAGCACTGTACCCATCACCAAAGCATTACCGCCGCACAgtgctcttaaaggggttgtttgtgTGGCTGAAGGGCAGAAGCAGGGGCAAGAAGGGAGGAAGGCGTGCAACGTACCCTCTGAATCTGTGGCCAAAAAGCCTGAAAGCAACAAGGAAGTCAAACTGACGAAGGACCATGCTGGCCAAGAGAGCCTACCTACCTCTCCAGCACAAGCAGGGACTGGCATGCAGGTAGGTTATACCCCAGTAGTACCACCCACGCtctgtagtgatgtgtgggccggcccaatacccacgacctctgcacaacattttcaggTCATGGGCGGGTTTGGGTCGAGCTCTTCTGCTTGCCCTCCCCACCCGCCACTTTACACTGCCGGCTTCCCAGCTCCGCCTCTCATTTATAGATGCACCCTatcccttttgtgatgtcagcGGTGGGTGGGTCTAAAAATAGAGGGGGCTAGTTAGGGTTCGGGctggagcgggtgggttagggtacCCCTTAGAGTACACTAGTAGCACAACACATGGgcctttttatttaaagggatggCATCGCCTTGCTGTTCCATTTATAACCATGGTACATCATGGCGAATGGATACAGTGCATTTGGGTCAGAACTGTACAAGGCTGGGGGGGTACATGGTGTGTCTAATTGCAGTTTCTTTGTATGGGCAGCGAGCGGCGCCGGACTCTCCTGTGATAGACGAGGGTGAGGACAGCTCTGTACCAAAACCGTCCAATAAGAAAGGTAACATATTGCGTTGTTTGTGCCTCCAACTGATCTATGTAAATATAGGGTGGGGGTAAAATCTTAATGTTCATTTATATGGGCAGGAATGCTTTAGTCACTCCCCCCCAGTGAATCAACCATGTGACCAGTACGATCCGGCCAATCAAGTTGGCTCATATGGACTTGCTGtaaatgttttcttctttttatttttaggtcCAACTGTCTTTCCAATCTTCAGTACCCCTGCGGGCAATAAGAGGTCAGTATCCATGTATCTGCCCTATGTACTCACTGCCTTCCTGCTGGGGTACACAACTGCCCCAACTGACTGCCAGCCCCCACTCTGTATCGGGAATACCCGGCCTCCAGCTGTTGCGGAACTACTGCTCCCACAATATGCAGTGGGAGGGCTAGAAAGTGACTGAAGCCTCTGATTGGGCCATGGGCTAATGGGAAGGTGCTGATAGGTTAATGAGATATCCTGTTGGATTGCTCCTAATTGGACAGGAAACTTTAATCTAATGGGGGTACCTGACTAGGGACACCCAGGAtgccttacagccccccctataTACTAAATAGAACTTATCTGATAGGACAGAAATACCCTTTATTGTGGGATGAATGTCCTTATGGACCTGGGGAAATACAAAGCTTTGTTTCTTGCTGTTCTCTATCCAGACCTTTGGACCTGAGAGGAGACCTGGCCTCCCCTGTGTTCTCCAGCACCCCGACTAATGCCCCCGCTGCCCTCAGGTTCCCCAAACAGGGCAAGAagaagagagaaggaaggaaggtggCAGAGGACCAGCTCGTCATTGTAAGTTCCTCCCCCTGTATTCTGGGTCTTGTGGGACGTTCTGTTAACTCTTCAGCAGtctggttcctatgggttactgggcTGGGCCAAACAGAACCAGCTACATATAACCCACTGAATCCATTATGGGTAATGAAATATTAGCGTGTCGTGCATCATTTCTATATCAGATGGGAGTGGTGCCCCCTAGTGGCCTGGGACATATGCCatacatggggctcatttataaactcagGGCAATATGggtaataacccatagcaaccaatcagatgattgctttcagtgttaaACCTACAGCTGGTTGGAAAAAGataatcactggttgctatgggttactgcccagattcaaatttgccctttgtttataaatgagcctcaatCTGGAAACAGCTGCAACTATTCTTGATTATACTGACTACATCCCCACTAATTAgcattattgccccccccccccccccaggatgcAGGACAGAAGCACTTTGGGCCAATAGCGTGCAACACGTGTGGGATGGTCTACGCTGCGGCCAATCTGGAGGATGAAGCTCAGCACGTCCAGTATCACCAGAGGCTTCTAGAGGGAATCCGATATGTGGTAAGTGTGTCTGCCTTCCGTGGTACCAGCGCTACTGCCCCTCTGTCTGCCGGGGGGGTAAGATGGGAGCCTGAGCAGTATGTGGGGTCAGCGATCTATGTATTCACTGCTGTAACTCCCAAATATGTCTGACCCTTGTGGGAGTCGGGATGATGTGATTGGGGAGGGGGCAAGAGGGCCTTGGTGTTTAAaaggggtttagttcccctttaaaatttaaataaagccACAATGTAACCTGATCTGGCAGATCCTGGTCTCCCTTATTTACAGCAGGTTACAGCCAGGGCACCCATCCCCCAAACAAGACAAATCCTGCCCTTTAAGAGGGTACCCGTGCCTTTAACTGTATTCATTCCAGTAACTGAAGGATAAAACCTGGAAGGGTCTCAGTGTTGGTTTATACAGGGTAAGAAATATAATGGAACCCTGGTACCCGAGCAGCACAGCCATGAGTGCAAGGGGGTCGGTAAATAGTCATCTGGGGCAGCCAGAGCCCTCGGGGCTGATCAGTGAGGGGGTTCAATGGAGACCGGTCACTAGAGACTGATATGAGTTTGTTCTGTTCCAGGGCTGGAAGAAAGAGCGAGTTATTACCGAATTCTGGGATGGAAAAATCATCATGGTTTCACCGGACGACCCTAAATACGCCCTGAAAAAGGTGGGACCTCCTAGTGGTTTCTGGGGCACCCTGTAGGGCAAGTGTGCGGCTCAGGGGCAGACCCCGTCGCTGTTGCCCACAGAAACGCCATTCCCTTTGGCCAACCGTACGATTTAAAGTCTGTAGAATCtgactgggggggtggggcaagttttatttttgtgtaataGCCCCCACCCTGGGTACTGAGCTCACTTTCTCTCTGTCCGTGATATCACCGCCACTTTAAGTGCCAGTCACATCAGGGGTTTTATGACCATACGCCAGGAGAGTACTGAAGGTAATCAGGGGTTAGAAGATGGGTATGTGATTGgcagcactgagcactaacaccccaTCATATGAAAGGTGTATCCCTTTAATTGTAGCTCCTAGTAATTAGTCTTGAGTGCCCAAAGCTTCAGTTCCATGAAATGCCCCCGAGACTTGGGTGGGTTTAGtgctctgtatattatatacattatgtgACTGTAACATCCTGTTAGGGTCCGTATCCCCTTTACGTAAATACTCATGTCTGCGCGCCTCGCTATATGTTCCCCTGCGGTTTCTTTTAAAGGCAGAGGAAGTTCGGGAGCTGGTGGATTCGGAGCTGGGATTTCAGCAGGTCTCCCTACGGTGCCCAAGCCAGACCAGAACCTACATGTTTGTGTCCAATGAGAAGAAGATTGTTGGCTGTTTGATTGCAGAGCCAATCAGAGAGGTGCGTCTCTCGGTACTACGGGGCCTGACCTATCATCATAGCTGTTTTGGggcaaattaaaggggttgtttacacaaacaatgatgtagagcagtggttGTCAACCTGTGGGTcacgacccctttgggggttcaacgaccctttcacaggggtcacctaagaccatgggaaaacacatttctgatggtcttcggaataattttatggttgggggtcaccaaaacatgaggaactgtattaaagggtcacggcattaggaaggttgagatccactgatgtagagagtgctattctgagacaatttgcagttggtctttattttttctcatttgcagattattttagctttttgttcagctgctctccagtgtggaattttagcagctatctggttgctagtgaccagtttaacatag from the Xenopus tropicalis strain Nigerian chromosome 5, UCB_Xtro_10.0, whole genome shotgun sequence genome contains:
- the esco2 gene encoding N-acetyltransferase ESCO2 isoform X2; the protein is MAALTPRKRKRSSVSSDGRQAFYGTPVKKLIVEYDDCPSPLTTRNSSRRNIRKSPPVTTYTNMADPTEKENVGASPLKSNAARKLVVSPIQTAPAPKAAYGNSPLTASPRAASPFKSSVSTRSFYKRDKMYVTPLDRKLINESKSSLSSGNESSVSSPTSPVATIAPRAKRNKKQPGKRKSGPKGKKTPPGSGKKAINVPARKPTPSPRSDKGAGVNTLPSKSTPSPCSDKGAGVNTLPSKPTPSPRSDKGAGVNTLPSKPTPSPRSDKGAGVNTLPSKPTPSPRSDKGAGVNTLPSKPTPEVEESAGVPSMKTTFLGLKMKPRPKLTVGAAFFATGKRPHSAPKRPSPNIKFPPLAKPPKQSTVPITKALPPHSALKGVVCVAEGQKQGQEGRKACNVPSESVAKKPESNKEVKLTKDHAGQESLPTSPAQAGTGMQRAAPDSPVIDEGEDSSVPKPSNKKGPTVFPIFSTPAGNKRPLDLRGDLASPVFSSTPTNAPAALRFPKQGKKKREGRKVAEDQLVIDAGQKHFGPIACNTCGMVYAAANLEDEAQHVQYHQRLLEGIRYVGWKKERVITEFWDGKIIMVSPDDPKYALKKAEEVRELVDSELGFQQVSLRCPSQTRTYMFVSNEKKIVGCLIAEPIREAYRVLAEPPSPHSVHREPLERHRAWRCSTEPEPAICGISRIWVFALMRRKAIASRLVDSVRSSFMYGSVLTTEEIAFSDPTPDGKLFASTYCKVPDFLVYNFVS
- the esco2 gene encoding N-acetyltransferase ESCO2 isoform X3 translates to MAALTPRKRKRSSVSSDGRQAFYGTPVKKLIVEYDDCPSPLTTRNSSRRNIRKSPPVTTYTNMADPTEKENVGASPLKSNAARKLVVSPIQTAPAPKAAYGNSPLTASPRAASPFKSSVSTRSFYKRDKMYVTPLDRKLINESKSSLSSGNESSVSSPTSPVATIAPRAKRNKKQPGKRKSGPKGKKTPPGSGKKAINVPARKPTPSPRSDKGAGVNTLPSKSTPSPCSDKGAGVNTLPSKPTPSPRSDKGAGVNTLPSKPTPSPRSDKGAGVNTLPSKPTPSPRSDKGAGVNTLPSKPTPEVEESAGVPSMKTTFLGLKMKPRPKLTVGAAFFATGKRPHSAPKRPSPNIKFPPLAKPPKQSTVPITKALPPHSALKGVVCVAEGQKQGQEGRKACNVPSESVAKKPESNKEVKLTKDHAGQESLPTSPAQAGTGMQRAAPDSPVIDEGEDSSVPKPSNKKGPTVFPIFSTPAGNKRPLDLRGDLASPVFSSTPTNAPAALRFPKQGKKKREGRKVAEDQLVIDAGQKHFGPIACNTCGMVYAAANLEDEAQHVQYHQRLLEGIRYVGWKKERVITEFWDGKIIMVSPDDPKYALKKAEEVRELVDSELGFQQVSLRCPSQTRTYMFVSNEKKIVGCLIAEPIREAYRVLAEPPSPHSVHREPLERHRAWRCSTEPEPAICGISRIWVFALMRRKAIASRLVDSVRSSFMYGSVLTTEEIAFSDPTPDGKLFASTYCKVPDFLVYNFVS
- the esco2 gene encoding N-acetyltransferase ESCO2 isoform X1, whose translation is MAALTPRKRKRSSVSSDGRQAFYGTPVKKLIVEYDDCPSPLTTRNSSRRNIRKSPPVTTYTNMADPTEKENVGASPLKSNAARKLVVSPIQTAPAPKAAYGNSPLTASPRAASPFKSSVSTRSFYKRDKMYVTPLDRKLINESKSSLSSGNESSVSSPTSPVATIAPRAKRNKKQPGKRKSGPKGKKTPPGSGKKAINVPARKPTPSPRSDKGAGVNTLPSKSTPSPCSDKGAGVNTLPSKPTPSPRSDKGAGVNTLPSKSTPSPCSDKGAGVNTLPSKPTPSPRSDKGAGVNTLPSKPTPSPRSDKGAGVNTLPSKPTPSPRSDKGAGVNTLPSKPTPEVEESAGVPSMKTTFLGLKMKPRPKLTVGAAFFATGKRPHSAPKRPSPNIKFPPLAKPPKQSTVPITKALPPHSALKGVVCVAEGQKQGQEGRKACNVPSESVAKKPESNKEVKLTKDHAGQESLPTSPAQAGTGMQRAAPDSPVIDEGEDSSVPKPSNKKGPTVFPIFSTPAGNKRPLDLRGDLASPVFSSTPTNAPAALRFPKQGKKKREGRKVAEDQLVIDAGQKHFGPIACNTCGMVYAAANLEDEAQHVQYHQRLLEGIRYVGWKKERVITEFWDGKIIMVSPDDPKYALKKAEEVRELVDSELGFQQVSLRCPSQTRTYMFVSNEKKIVGCLIAEPIREAYRVLAEPPSPHSVHREPLERHRAWRCSTEPEPAICGISRIWVFALMRRKAIASRLVDSVRSSFMYGSVLTTEEIAFSDPTPDGKLFASTYCKVPDFLVYNFVS
- the esco2 gene encoding N-acetyltransferase ESCO2 (The RefSeq protein has 12 substitutions, 1 non-frameshifting indel compared to this genomic sequence), yielding MAALTPRKRKRSSVSSDGRQAFYGTPVKKLIVEYDDCPSPLTTRNSSRRNIRKSPPVTTYTNMADPTEKENVGASPLKSNAARKLVVSPIQTAPAPKAAYGNSPLLASPRAASPFKSSVSTRSFYKRDKMYVTPLDRKLINESKSSLSSSNESSVFSPPTSPVATIAPRAKRNKKQPGKRKSGPKGKKTPPGSGKKAINVPARKPTPSPRSDKGAGVNTLPSKPTPSPRSDKGAGVNTLPSKPTPSPRSDKGAGVNTLPSKPTPSPRSDKGAGVNTLPSKSTPSPCSDKGAGVNTLPSKPTPSPRSDKGAGVNTLPSKPTPEVEESAGVPSMKTTFLGLKMKPRPKLTVGAAFFATGKRPHSAPKRPSPNIKFPPLAKPPKQSTVPITKALPPHSALKGVVCVAEGQKQGQEGRKACNVPSESVAKKPESNKEVKLTRDHAGRESLPTSPAQAGTGMQRAAPDFPVMDEGEDSSVPKPSNKKGPTVFPIFSTPAGNKRPLDLRGDLASPVFSSTPTNAPAALRFPKQGKKKREGRKVAEDQLVIDAGQKHFGPIACSTCGMVYAAANLEDEAQHVQYHQRLLEGIRYVGWKKERVITEFWDGKIIMVSPDDPKYALKKAEEVRELVDSELGFQQVSLRCPSQTRTYMFVSNEKKIVGCLIAEPIREAYRVLAEPPSPHSVHREPLERHRAWRCSTEPEPAICGISRIWVFALMRRKAIASRLVDSVRSSFMYGSVLTTEEIAFSDPTPDGKLFASTYCKVPDFLVYNFVS